From the genome of Gracilibacillus salitolerans, one region includes:
- a CDS encoding SRPBCC domain-containing protein, whose amino-acid sequence MSAQVEITHTFNAPRELVFKAFTESEHLQNWWGPTGWTFNVTKSDFRPGGVFHYSQKPADGDVMWVKFVYNEIIAPEKIVYTSFFSDEEGNIVRAPFDENWPLETLNTMTFTEDEGKTTLTAVITPASATEEEIKTFRESKDMIYEGFSGTFNQLEDYLSKEAK is encoded by the coding sequence ATGTCAGCTCAAGTCGAAATAACCCATACTTTCAATGCTCCACGAGAACTAGTGTTCAAGGCATTTACCGAATCAGAACATTTACAAAACTGGTGGGGTCCAACAGGTTGGACGTTTAATGTTACTAAATCAGATTTCCGACCGGGAGGTGTCTTTCATTACAGCCAGAAACCTGCTGATGGTGATGTAATGTGGGTTAAATTTGTATACAATGAAATTATTGCACCAGAGAAAATCGTTTACACCAGTTTCTTTTCTGATGAGGAAGGTAACATTGTTCGTGCACCCTTTGACGAAAATTGGCCCTTGGAAACTCTGAATACAATGACTTTTACCGAGGATGAGGGTAAAACAACCCTTACAGCGGTAATAACTCCAGCATCAGCAACCGAAGAGGAAATTAAAACCTTTAGAGAATCAAAAGATATGATTTATGAAGGATTTTCAGGAACTTTCAATCAATTAGAAGATTATTTATCAAAGGAAGCAAAATAA
- a CDS encoding ArsR/SmtB family transcription factor encodes MKTKILSALAEPSRLKNVDLLLEGPLTVSEIVDTLHIRQPQASKHLRVLHEAGVVEFDAEANRRIYKLRSEPFKELDSWLEQYRELWEERFKNLDRYLQDLQKNGNKENDN; translated from the coding sequence ATGAAAACTAAAATCTTAAGCGCTCTTGCCGAGCCCAGTAGGTTAAAGAATGTAGATTTACTGCTCGAGGGCCCGCTAACGGTCAGTGAAATCGTGGATACGCTTCACATTCGCCAACCTCAGGCATCCAAACATCTTCGTGTACTGCATGAAGCGGGAGTAGTTGAGTTTGATGCAGAAGCGAATCGTCGCATCTATAAGCTACGATCGGAGCCTTTTAAAGAATTAGATTCATGGTTAGAACAATACCGTGAACTGTGGGAGGAAAGATTCAAAAACTTGGATCGTTATTTGCAAGATCTACAAAAGAATGGAAACAAAGAGAATGATAACTAA
- a CDS encoding dihydrofolate reductase family protein — protein MTKVYFGMTLSLDGFVNDRKGNFDMLFASFEPNEELAAMLQNTGAVVMGRNSFEAGGDTDSYADSYEFQVPLFVLTKKPPAKHPKENDKLTITFVTDGIESAIKQAKIAAKGKDVAVMGVSVGRQLLKAGLVDELQITIAPILLGKGLLLFEHLEELEINLEKLRTIETKQQVEIWYKVIHQT, from the coding sequence ATGACAAAAGTATATTTTGGCATGACTTTATCTCTTGATGGATTCGTCAACGACAGAAAAGGCAATTTTGATATGCTCTTTGCCAGCTTTGAGCCGAATGAAGAACTGGCGGCAATGTTGCAAAATACCGGAGCTGTAGTAATGGGACGTAATAGCTTTGAGGCGGGAGGCGATACCGATTCTTATGCTGATTCATATGAATTCCAGGTGCCCTTATTTGTTCTGACTAAAAAACCACCGGCTAAGCATCCCAAGGAAAACGATAAATTAACAATTACCTTTGTGACTGATGGGATTGAAAGTGCTATAAAACAAGCCAAAATCGCTGCCAAGGGTAAGGATGTCGCGGTGATGGGGGTTAGCGTCGGTCGTCAATTGCTTAAAGCAGGCTTAGTGGATGAATTACAAATAACGATAGCCCCTATTTTGCTTGGCAAGGGACTACTACTTTTTGAGCATCTGGAAGAACTTGAAATAAATCTTGAGAAACTGCGGACGATTGAGACCAAACAGCAAGTTGAAATCTGGTATAAAGTAATCCATCAAACCTAG
- a CDS encoding serine hydrolase domain-containing protein, protein MNIKLTAILATVLISILYVFILWFDGHRLLTSVSDTETVQEASFQSSIDAYIKTQMQEQNIPGLALGIVNGDQVVYVNGYGRADSSGREVTSETPFVIGSNSKSITATAVLQLVEAGKIDLDAPVQHYIPSFHVKMTEDSYQDVITVRHLLNQTSGLPPYTPNGETSEDQGNTTLKKAALTYSNGMGLARPVGEYGYANANYVLLGYIVEKASGQPYEDYVKEHIFETLAMHKSFLSQDEALRNGLASPHRRWFGFTVEYTGEDVFQAGDLPAGFIISSAENMSHYLIAQMNGGRFRDASVLSSKSVRLMQTEPISNTYGMGWLFDEINGVAVIGHAGGTPGFQSHIWFSPEQRIGVIVLANVVSVLDALPDTEYSMATDIASDVMNIMTEQPLTDYRLSINQRYWLLNGAVVLLSGWLALALIRTGQRYLRLAQQRTSKRYEWVWRLALVFILHFIWPCLIVIMTYTSVIPIWQVLTVFQPDVVLWLKLMAIIVLLKGLVETGLLTQKWKTRKKRQIRA, encoded by the coding sequence ATGAATATTAAATTAACAGCGATATTGGCAACCGTATTAATTAGTATACTTTATGTCTTCATATTATGGTTCGATGGACATCGGTTGCTTACTTCAGTATCAGACACGGAAACGGTACAAGAAGCATCGTTTCAATCTTCTATAGATGCGTACATAAAAACTCAGATGCAAGAGCAGAATATACCCGGGTTGGCGTTGGGAATAGTCAATGGAGATCAAGTTGTGTATGTGAACGGATACGGACGTGCGGACTCTTCCGGGCGGGAGGTTACCTCCGAGACGCCCTTTGTGATCGGTTCAAATAGCAAATCGATTACGGCAACTGCTGTATTGCAGTTGGTCGAGGCAGGTAAGATCGATCTGGATGCTCCGGTTCAGCATTACATCCCTTCTTTCCATGTAAAAATGACAGAGGATTCGTATCAGGACGTAATTACGGTACGTCATTTGTTGAACCAAACAAGCGGATTGCCTCCTTACACACCTAATGGTGAAACCTCAGAGGATCAAGGGAATACCACCTTAAAAAAGGCTGCTCTTACTTACTCAAACGGGATGGGGCTTGCCCGCCCGGTTGGAGAATACGGTTATGCGAATGCCAATTACGTCCTACTAGGGTACATCGTGGAGAAAGCCTCCGGACAGCCCTATGAAGATTATGTAAAGGAACATATCTTCGAGACTTTGGCCATGCACAAAAGCTTCTTATCACAAGATGAAGCTTTACGTAATGGCCTTGCTTCACCACACCGCAGATGGTTTGGTTTCACAGTAGAATATACAGGAGAAGATGTGTTCCAAGCAGGAGATTTGCCCGCCGGATTTATCATTTCTAGTGCGGAAAACATGAGTCATTATCTCATTGCACAAATGAACGGGGGACGATTTAGAGACGCAAGTGTACTCTCTTCAAAAAGCGTCCGTCTGATGCAAACAGAACCGATTTCCAACACATACGGCATGGGGTGGCTCTTTGACGAGATCAACGGTGTCGCAGTAATCGGACATGCCGGAGGGACACCCGGATTCCAATCGCACATCTGGTTTTCGCCTGAACAACGAATCGGTGTGATCGTACTTGCCAATGTGGTCAGTGTGCTCGATGCTCTGCCCGATACGGAATATTCCATGGCTACCGATATCGCATCAGACGTCATGAACATAATGACGGAGCAACCATTAACAGACTATAGGCTTAGTATCAATCAGAGGTATTGGCTATTGAACGGAGCAGTTGTACTATTGAGCGGATGGTTGGCACTGGCTTTAATAAGAACCGGGCAACGTTATCTTCGTCTGGCACAACAGCGTACATCTAAGAGATATGAATGGGTGTGGCGTTTAGCTCTTGTATTTATTCTGCATTTCATCTGGCCATGTTTGATAGTCATTATGACGTATACTTCTGTAATTCCTATTTGGCAAGTCTTGACTGTTTTCCAGCCTGATGTGGTGTTATGGTTGAAGCTCATGGCCATCATTGTGCTATTGAAGGGCCTTGTCGAGACCGGACTTCTGACCCAGAAATGGAAAACAAGGAAGAAACGCCAAATCAGAGCCTAA
- a CDS encoding ABC transporter permease, giving the protein MRNKLDDNIADPSQVFHIWLLPQVIEQASMSLGAGPIRTFFQVTIPNIKPGIMAGAVFAGVTSFGEVFVSVFVTSPQFVTVPVRIFNYVEQTFDPVINAVSVVFILIAVIALIIIEKTISLTKAF; this is encoded by the coding sequence TTGAGAAACAAACTAGATGACAACATAGCCGATCCTTCTCAAGTGTTCCATATATGGTTATTGCCCCAAGTCATCGAACAGGCATCTATGAGCCTTGGTGCTGGGCCAATTCGCACCTTTTTCCAAGTAACGATTCCAAACATTAAGCCTGGTATTATGGCTGGAGCAGTATTTGCGGGCGTGACATCATTTGGGGAGGTTTTTGTAAGTGTTTTTGTAACTTCACCTCAATTTGTCACTGTTCCCGTACGAATATTTAATTATGTGGAACAAACCTTTGATCCTGTTATTAATGCCGTTTCGGTTGTATTTATTCTTATTGCAGTGATTGCTTTAATCATCATTGAAAAAACAATTAGTTTAACAAAAGCATTTTAA
- a CDS encoding type II toxin-antitoxin system death-on-curing family toxin → MSIQYLRAKDVVLIHFMVMKKYGKGEQAGIKDQGLLESAVYRSQQSAFGVDAYPTLFDKAAALFESLARNHCFYNGNKRTALASLEIFLKKNGYKLIKNDDEVETFTVAVAQGNATKSDIIGWLKVNTVEY, encoded by the coding sequence ATGAGTATTCAGTATTTGAGAGCAAAAGATGTCGTGTTGATTCACTTTATGGTTATGAAAAAGTATGGAAAAGGAGAGCAAGCAGGGATTAAAGACCAGGGATTGCTAGAGTCAGCGGTATACCGTTCTCAGCAATCAGCTTTCGGGGTAGATGCTTACCCTACACTTTTTGATAAAGCAGCTGCATTATTTGAATCATTAGCTAGAAATCATTGTTTCTATAATGGAAATAAGCGAACAGCTTTGGCATCTCTAGAAATATTTTTGAAAAAGAATGGCTATAAATTAATAAAGAACGATGATGAAGTGGAAACATTTACAGTAGCAGTTGCACAAGGAAACGCAACGAAATCTGATATAATTGGATGGCTGAAAGTGAATACAGTAGAATACTAG
- a CDS encoding AbrB/MazE/SpoVT family DNA-binding domain-containing protein — MSVDYMSKKEVRKVVQTGNSLSVGLPKKIIDSLNIKRGDEIEFDVKDNQIVLKKKRNWEQEVDAEMLEMLAETFEEHNEVFERLKDR; from the coding sequence ATGAGTGTGGATTACATGAGTAAAAAAGAAGTTCGTAAGGTCGTTCAAACTGGAAACAGTTTAAGTGTTGGATTACCAAAAAAAATCATTGATTCTTTAAATATTAAGCGTGGTGATGAAATCGAATTTGATGTAAAAGATAATCAGATTGTTTTAAAGAAAAAACGAAATTGGGAACAAGAAGTAGATGCGGAAATGCTAGAGATGCTTGCCGAAACTTTTGAAGAACATAATGAAGTTTTTGAGAGATTAAAGGATAGATAA
- a CDS encoding DUF2264 domain-containing protein, translated as MVNNKQREYWLESMLKIANPVLLHLKDRTLKKEMPVEMKEGTNREQFSHLEALARLLAGMAPWLEQVCENSDEEKLRVKYAELAREAIDAGTDQHSPDYMNFSDDFQPIVDTAFLAHALLRAPNELWEKLDARVKQNVILALKTTRTRKPIFSNWLLFSAIIEAFLYKAGEKDWDPMRIDYAIKQFEQWYLGDGVYSDGTEYHHDYYNSFVIHPMLVDLIETVGAEYRDWEVLRESIIKRSQRYAVIQERTISPEGTFPPVGRSLAYRFGVFQCLVHHALRGDLPNELKPAQVRSALTTLIKRTLEAPGTFTESGWLTIGFSGHQPEIGEGYISTGSVYLCSAVFLPLGLQESDPFWSEPSMEWTSKRVWSGKAIPIDHAL; from the coding sequence ATGGTAAACAATAAACAGCGAGAATATTGGCTTGAGTCGATGTTAAAAATCGCAAATCCTGTCCTTCTACACTTGAAGGATAGAACATTAAAAAAAGAAATGCCGGTCGAGATGAAGGAAGGAACCAATCGGGAGCAATTTTCCCACCTGGAAGCATTGGCTCGCTTATTAGCAGGCATGGCACCATGGCTTGAACAAGTGTGTGAAAATAGTGACGAAGAGAAGCTCCGAGTAAAATATGCTGAATTAGCAAGAGAAGCAATTGATGCTGGAACAGATCAACACTCACCGGATTACATGAACTTTTCAGATGATTTTCAACCAATTGTAGATACTGCCTTTTTAGCGCATGCCTTGTTAAGAGCACCGAATGAATTATGGGAAAAGCTTGATGCTCGAGTAAAGCAAAATGTGATACTTGCGTTGAAAACTACAAGAACAAGAAAACCGATATTTTCAAACTGGCTATTGTTTTCAGCGATTATTGAAGCATTTTTATACAAAGCCGGTGAAAAAGATTGGGATCCGATGCGGATTGATTATGCTATTAAGCAATTTGAACAATGGTATTTAGGAGATGGTGTTTATAGTGATGGCACGGAGTATCACCATGACTACTACAATAGTTTCGTCATCCATCCGATGTTAGTAGATTTGATAGAAACAGTGGGGGCTGAGTATAGAGATTGGGAAGTGCTTAGGGAATCAATTATCAAAAGGTCACAGCGATATGCGGTGATTCAGGAACGAACGATTTCACCAGAGGGAACTTTTCCTCCTGTCGGTAGGTCTTTAGCCTATCGCTTTGGTGTATTTCAATGTTTAGTTCACCATGCACTTCGAGGTGATTTACCTAATGAATTAAAGCCTGCACAAGTGAGAAGTGCATTAACTACACTTATTAAGAGAACTTTGGAAGCACCTGGAACTTTTACCGAATCAGGATGGTTAACGATTGGATTTTCTGGACACCAACCAGAGATTGGGGAAGGATATATTTCTACAGGTAGTGTTTATTTATGTTCTGCAGTCTTCCTGCCATTGGGATTACAAGAGTCTGATCCGTTTTGGAGTGAGCCATCAATGGAATGGACATCAAAACGAGTATGGTCAGGAAAAGCTATCCCAATCGACCATGCCTTGTAA
- a CDS encoding carbohydrate ABC transporter permease, protein MRKTLRERLFDYGNIIILTLLSLVTLYPLLYILFASLSDPAYVAQTRGIMLAPKDFTIEAYKMVFNNPMIGISYLNTLIYVVAGTALNIILTSLGAYALSRKNVMWSNLIMFMIVFTMFFEGGLIPLYLLVNELNLIDTRWALILPTAVSAFNLIIMRTAFQGIPDSLEESARIDGANDFTILFRIVLPLSLPVVAVMVLFYGVFHWNSWFHAMIFLQDRELFPVQLILREILIANDTSSMTSGVSAVDAMPIGETVKYATIIVATVPILCLYPFLQKYFVKGVMIGGIKG, encoded by the coding sequence ATGCGAAAAACACTAAGGGAGCGTTTGTTTGATTACGGAAACATAATAATTCTTACTCTTTTGTCCCTGGTTACGCTCTACCCGTTACTTTATATTTTATTTGCGTCCCTAAGCGATCCTGCTTATGTTGCGCAAACTAGAGGAATTATGCTTGCTCCAAAGGATTTTACAATTGAAGCTTATAAGATGGTATTTAACAACCCAATGATTGGTATTTCATACCTAAATACCTTAATTTATGTGGTTGCGGGTACTGCTTTAAACATTATTCTAACATCTTTAGGAGCCTATGCTCTTTCCAGAAAAAATGTGATGTGGAGTAACTTGATTATGTTTATGATTGTCTTCACCATGTTTTTTGAAGGAGGACTTATTCCTCTTTATTTACTTGTAAATGAATTGAATTTAATTGATACACGTTGGGCATTAATTCTTCCAACAGCAGTTAGTGCATTTAATTTAATTATTATGCGTACGGCTTTTCAAGGAATTCCAGATAGCTTAGAAGAATCTGCACGTATTGATGGTGCTAATGATTTTACTATCTTGTTTAGAATCGTTTTACCATTATCGCTACCTGTTGTCGCTGTTATGGTATTGTTTTATGGTGTGTTTCATTGGAATTCTTGGTTCCATGCGATGATCTTTTTACAAGACAGGGAGTTATTTCCAGTTCAGTTGATACTCCGTGAAATCTTAATTGCTAACGACACAAGTAGCATGACATCTGGAGTAAGTGCAGTAGATGCTATGCCGATAGGTGAAACGGTTAAGTATGCTACTATTATCGTAGCAACAGTACCAATTCTTTGTTTATATCCTTTCTTACAAAAGTATTTTGTTAAGGGTGTTATGATTGGCGGAATAAAAGGTTAA
- a CDS encoding ABC transporter permease has protein sequence MEKETALQLKHKSSLSKKVASFIDRVKKDFKRNKMIYLMVSPVVLYYIIFQYGPMYGLQIAFKDYSPALGFLGSPWVGFEHFKEFFNSFFFWRLLRNTILLSFYSLLFAFPAGIILALLLNEVRSRIFKRTVQTVTYMPHFVSLVVIVGILYDFTARDGVVNDILGFLFGIEPIAFMQQAEWFRTLFIGSDIWQNVGWSSIIFLAAMSNIDPSLYEAAKMDGAGRFKQMFHITLPGIMPTVVILLILLIGKFMTVGEEKILLMYNPTTYETADVIGTYVYRKGILESNFSYSAAVGLFKALIAFTLLVIANGIARKVGDTKLW, from the coding sequence ATGGAAAAGGAAACTGCTTTACAATTGAAACATAAAAGCAGCTTAAGTAAGAAAGTTGCCAGCTTCATAGATAGAGTCAAGAAAGATTTCAAAAGAAATAAAATGATATACTTGATGGTTTCTCCAGTAGTTTTATATTACATTATTTTTCAATATGGACCAATGTATGGGTTGCAAATAGCTTTTAAAGATTATTCACCAGCACTAGGATTTCTAGGTAGTCCATGGGTAGGCTTTGAGCATTTTAAAGAATTTTTTAATAGTTTCTTTTTTTGGCGACTATTAAGGAATACGATTCTTCTTAGTTTTTATAGTTTGCTTTTTGCCTTTCCTGCGGGGATTATACTGGCCCTATTACTTAATGAAGTGAGAAGTAGAATATTCAAACGAACTGTCCAAACCGTGACATACATGCCTCACTTTGTCTCGTTGGTAGTTATAGTGGGTATTTTATATGATTTTACTGCCAGAGATGGTGTGGTTAATGATATTTTAGGATTTTTATTTGGCATCGAGCCGATAGCATTTATGCAACAAGCAGAGTGGTTCAGAACCCTGTTTATTGGATCAGATATTTGGCAAAATGTTGGTTGGAGTTCGATTATTTTTCTTGCTGCTATGTCAAATATTGATCCATCATTGTATGAAGCTGCAAAAATGGATGGAGCTGGACGATTTAAGCAAATGTTTCATATTACTTTACCGGGGATTATGCCGACAGTTGTCATCTTGCTGATTTTGCTAATTGGTAAGTTTATGACAGTAGGTGAAGAAAAAATATTGTTAATGTACAATCCGACAACCTATGAAACGGCAGATGTAATTGGAACTTATGTTTACCGAAAAGGTATCCTGGAAAGTAATTTTAGCTATAGTGCTGCAGTTGGACTGTTTAAGGCATTGATAGCCTTTACGCTATTAGTTATAGCAAATGGAATCGCAAGGAAAGTTGGCGACACTAAATTATGGTAG
- a CDS encoding extracellular solute-binding protein yields MWEKSKALSFLLMLLLLLVVGCSSNETSNEKEEQADGEDIDLKDPEEVEYPDEITYWTELNPSVAQTSQSLNDVGVYQELEKITGTKVEFKHPSGEGTDITEQFNLMIASGKLPDVIEYNWRTVPNGPDKAIEAGNIIRLNELIENNAPNLNRYLNENPEVKKMVTTDAGNIYTFPFIRGDEKLMVFMGMMIRQDWLDKLDLEKPSTISEWEEVLTAFKNGDPNGNGEMDEIPLMVQPDDFKYIGAFVGAYEIHAQFYNDNGTVKYGSIQPEFKEFLTTMNKWYEQGLLDPDFAAVDTKLLDAKVTNNQLGSLFGYTGGGIGKYMGLMEDQIPEFTLSPTPHPSLKEGEKAATAQLAHPYEGYHSASISGSAENPEEIVKWLDFAYSEEGHMLFNFGVEGESYEMIDGYPTYTEEITKNPDGLPMTQALGKYIRASYGGPLVQDVRYVEQYLELPEQQEAVEIWGETAENEINMPPTTLNADESEEFNSIMSDLDTYYDEMVVRFIMGEEPLSNFEDFVATLKGMGIERAIELQQAALDRYMER; encoded by the coding sequence ATGTGGGAAAAATCGAAAGCGTTATCATTTTTGCTTATGCTGTTACTTCTATTAGTTGTTGGGTGTTCTAGCAATGAAACATCTAATGAAAAAGAGGAACAAGCCGACGGGGAAGATATTGATCTGAAAGATCCTGAGGAAGTTGAATATCCAGATGAAATTACTTATTGGACTGAATTAAATCCTAGTGTTGCACAAACCTCACAAAGTCTTAATGATGTTGGAGTTTATCAAGAGTTAGAAAAAATAACGGGTACAAAAGTTGAATTCAAACATCCATCAGGAGAAGGTACTGATATAACGGAACAGTTTAATCTTATGATTGCATCAGGAAAGCTACCTGATGTTATTGAGTATAATTGGCGGACAGTTCCGAATGGTCCTGATAAGGCAATTGAGGCGGGTAACATTATACGCTTGAATGAATTAATAGAAAATAATGCACCGAATCTTAATCGTTATTTAAATGAGAACCCAGAAGTTAAGAAAATGGTTACAACTGATGCAGGGAATATTTACACTTTTCCTTTTATTCGTGGGGATGAAAAATTAATGGTATTTATGGGGATGATGATCCGTCAAGATTGGCTGGACAAACTTGATCTAGAAAAACCATCGACGATAAGTGAATGGGAAGAAGTTTTAACAGCTTTCAAAAATGGGGATCCTAACGGAAATGGTGAGATGGATGAAATCCCGCTCATGGTTCAGCCTGATGACTTTAAGTATATTGGAGCATTTGTTGGTGCATATGAAATCCATGCACAATTCTATAACGATAATGGAACTGTTAAATATGGATCCATACAGCCTGAATTTAAAGAATTTTTAACAACGATGAACAAATGGTATGAACAAGGTTTACTTGATCCAGATTTTGCTGCAGTTGATACAAAACTATTGGATGCGAAGGTAACAAATAATCAACTTGGTAGTTTATTTGGTTATACTGGTGGCGGGATAGGTAAATATATGGGGTTAATGGAAGATCAAATTCCTGAATTCACACTTTCTCCGACTCCTCATCCTAGTCTTAAAGAAGGTGAAAAGGCAGCAACAGCTCAACTAGCGCATCCATATGAAGGATATCATAGTGCTTCCATTTCAGGATCAGCTGAGAATCCAGAAGAAATTGTTAAATGGCTTGATTTCGCATACTCTGAGGAAGGACATATGCTCTTTAATTTCGGTGTTGAAGGTGAAAGTTATGAAATGATAGATGGATATCCTACTTACACGGAGGAAATCACTAAGAATCCAGATGGTCTGCCCATGACTCAGGCATTAGGTAAATATATCAGAGCATCTTATGGTGGACCATTGGTGCAAGATGTACGTTACGTAGAGCAATACCTGGAATTGCCTGAACAGCAAGAAGCGGTGGAGATATGGGGGGAAACAGCAGAGAACGAAATTAATATGCCTCCAACCACTTTAAATGCTGATGAAAGTGAAGAGTTTAATTCCATTATGAGCGACTTGGACACTTATTACGACGAAATGGTTGTTAGATTCATAATGGGAGAAGAACCTTTAAGTAACTTTGAAGATTTTGTTGCGACGTTAAAAGGTATGGGTATTGAAAGAGCAATTGAACTTCAACAAGCTGCTTTAGATCGTTATATGGAGAGATAA